A portion of the Paucilactobacillus hokkaidonensis JCM 18461 genome contains these proteins:
- a CDS encoding phage major capsid protein — translation MHFSRSFFSSNKKERNTMTMKLNTKEFSNFAEKRSAYADAVKNSADVETQQTAFSAMMDALSEDSVSEITKQVNSKAAEMFSARQNDSKITNEEVEFFNAITTDVGTKEPKLLPQTVITEVFDDMVQEHPVLGLIGLQNQGISLKVIQSDAKGAIVWGKIFGDIQGQLDATFNITEADQSKATAFVALPKDIEDFGPAWIKQYVVTQITEAFAAGAESAFIVGDGNNKPIGLNRQVQKDVTVTGGVYPEKTSAGTLTFANTKTAAKELAGLIKQLSTKEDGHPVVAKGKTVLLMAPGDSLDVEAQFMVQNLAGQFVTAMPFGLTTAESEFVPEGKVIAFVQGRYNAYQAGSLSIQSFDQTLAMEDMDLYVAKQFFFGKAKDNNAAVVYDLALATPGTTTNEPTTGGEEGTAKA, via the coding sequence GAAAAGCGAAGTGCATATGCAGATGCTGTTAAAAATAGTGCAGACGTGGAAACACAACAAACTGCTTTCTCAGCAATGATGGACGCTTTGAGTGAAGACTCAGTGAGTGAAATTACAAAACAAGTTAATTCCAAGGCTGCTGAAATGTTTTCAGCACGTCAAAACGATAGCAAAATCACGAACGAAGAAGTTGAATTCTTCAATGCAATCACTACTGATGTAGGCACTAAGGAACCCAAATTATTACCACAAACAGTTATCACAGAAGTATTTGATGATATGGTTCAAGAACATCCAGTATTAGGATTGATTGGACTACAAAATCAAGGTATTAGTTTGAAAGTTATTCAATCTGATGCCAAGGGTGCAATTGTTTGGGGTAAGATTTTCGGTGATATTCAGGGACAGCTTGACGCAACATTCAACATTACCGAAGCAGACCAAAGTAAGGCCACTGCATTTGTTGCATTACCTAAAGATATTGAAGATTTCGGGCCTGCATGGATTAAACAATATGTAGTTACGCAAATTACGGAAGCTTTTGCAGCTGGTGCTGAATCGGCATTCATCGTTGGTGATGGTAACAACAAGCCAATCGGTTTAAATCGTCAAGTTCAGAAAGACGTAACAGTAACAGGTGGTGTATATCCAGAAAAGACATCAGCGGGGACACTGACTTTTGCTAACACCAAGACCGCTGCTAAAGAACTGGCCGGACTAATCAAACAGTTATCAACTAAGGAAGATGGACATCCGGTTGTTGCTAAAGGCAAGACCGTATTGTTGATGGCTCCGGGTGATTCTTTAGACGTAGAAGCACAGTTTATGGTGCAAAACTTGGCAGGCCAATTTGTGACAGCAATGCCGTTTGGACTTACAACTGCTGAATCTGAATTTGTTCCTGAAGGCAAGGTTATCGCATTCGTTCAAGGGCGTTACAATGCTTATCAAGCTGGATCATTGAGCATTCAATCGTTTGACCAGACTTTGGCAATGGAAGATATGGATTTATACGTTGCTAAACAGTTCTTCTTTGGTAAAGCTAAAGATAATAATGCTGCTGTAGTTTATGATTTGGCACTTGCAACTCCCGGAACAACCACTAATGAACCAACAACCGGTGGCGAAGAAGGAACTGCAAAAGCCTAG
- a CDS encoding phage head-tail connector protein, with the protein MADQALKNADLVQQLKTKLRIFHNVDDQRLDRMIEVSKQVIARDTGYEEIDDPKFIELVLERCRYDYNDSLEFFNANFQSNLLSLSLDGYVPSEEGETDGD; encoded by the coding sequence ATGGCTGATCAAGCACTCAAAAATGCTGATCTTGTTCAGCAATTAAAAACGAAGTTACGTATTTTTCATAATGTCGATGATCAACGATTGGACAGGATGATTGAAGTTTCTAAGCAAGTAATTGCGCGTGATACAGGGTATGAAGAAATAGACGACCCTAAATTCATTGAGTTAGTTTTAGAACGATGTCGCTATGACTACAACGACTCGTTAGAATTCTTCAATGCTAATTTTCAATCAAATTTGTTGAGCCTTTCATTAGATGGTTATGTTCCTAGTGAGGAAGGTGAGACTGATGGCGATTAG
- a CDS encoding major tail protein — protein sequence MLVGFKRLTTQIFDDNGKPKGDPIVIEGKQNKGATTKADISGLSKDPTKVAGSDITYYISRTGVGDVKADLGLLDVPEDEVDLLLGWLASESGISYLGETTEAPYASMLLESSDGHGNVALLGFFRGTFSRDKVSMESLDPSETFKPEADDWSYSAMASDADDETKGQYIGKYAGSDAETISKLRSQVLRTSDTAEVPTPPKA from the coding sequence ATGTTAGTAGGATTTAAACGATTAACAACACAAATTTTTGACGATAATGGAAAGCCAAAAGGTGATCCAATTGTTATTGAAGGTAAACAAAATAAAGGTGCCACAACTAAGGCGGATATTTCAGGACTATCAAAGGATCCAACTAAGGTAGCCGGTTCTGATATTACCTATTACATCTCACGCACAGGGGTTGGGGATGTTAAAGCTGATCTTGGATTGTTAGATGTTCCAGAAGATGAAGTTGATCTATTGCTAGGTTGGTTAGCTTCTGAGAGTGGAATATCTTATTTGGGAGAAACTACAGAAGCACCATATGCATCTATGTTGCTTGAATCATCTGACGGACACGGCAACGTTGCGTTACTAGGGTTCTTCCGCGGAACATTCTCACGTGACAAGGTTTCAATGGAATCATTGGATCCATCAGAAACATTTAAGCCTGAAGCTGATGACTGGTCATATTCAGCAATGGCATCTGATGCAGATGATGAAACTAAAGGCCAATACATTGGTAAATATGCTGGCTCTGACGCAGAAACCATTTCTAAGTTACGAAGCCAAGTATTGCGTACTTCTGACACAGCAGAAGTACCAACGCCACCAAAAGCTTAA
- the gpG gene encoding phage tail assembly chaperone G, translated as MSKPVKIDLMINGELKHFEDDFVPFSKHIEMLEMNEKVSEGETSQVDWFKQKAAFVASLFRDPEVTGKSVINGLSAATADDDMETVIAEMLGIDPNEVAEIPTA; from the coding sequence ATGTCAAAACCTGTAAAAATTGATTTGATGATCAACGGAGAATTAAAACATTTTGAAGATGATTTTGTGCCATTTTCTAAGCATATTGAAATGTTGGAAATGAATGAAAAAGTTTCTGAAGGCGAAACTAGTCAAGTAGATTGGTTCAAACAAAAAGCTGCATTTGTCGCTAGTTTATTTCGCGATCCAGAAGTTACAGGAAAGTCGGTAATTAACGGACTAAGTGCTGCCACTGCAGACGATGACATGGAAACCGTAATTGCTGAAATGCTAGGTATAGACCCAAACGAAGTAGCGGAGATACCGACAGCGTAG